The Halobacterium sp. CBA1132 genome has a segment encoding these proteins:
- a CDS encoding thymidine kinase produces MHAITNSGWVEVITGSMFSGKTEELLRRLRRAEIAGQSVAAFTPAIDDRYGESTLGSHAGRTWDARVVDTTAEGVSKIPGYLNGEEVVAVDEANFFPNELVDVCQELASDGRRVVVSGTDQTFRGEPFEPIPQLMAVAEYVEKFQAICTQCGEPATRNQRLIEGEPAHYDDPTIMVGAEESYEARCRNCHVVKRN; encoded by the coding sequence ATGCACGCGATCACGAACTCCGGGTGGGTGGAAGTCATCACCGGGAGTATGTTCTCCGGGAAGACGGAGGAGCTACTGCGGCGGCTGCGGCGCGCGGAAATCGCGGGCCAGTCGGTCGCGGCGTTCACGCCCGCCATCGACGACCGCTACGGCGAGTCGACGCTGGGCTCGCACGCCGGCCGCACGTGGGACGCGAGGGTCGTCGACACCACCGCGGAGGGCGTCTCGAAGATTCCCGGCTACCTGAACGGCGAGGAGGTCGTCGCCGTCGACGAGGCGAACTTCTTCCCGAACGAACTCGTCGACGTCTGTCAGGAGCTCGCCAGCGACGGCCGCCGCGTCGTCGTCTCCGGCACCGACCAGACGTTCCGCGGGGAGCCCTTCGAGCCGATTCCCCAGTTGATGGCCGTCGCGGAGTATGTCGAGAAGTTCCAAGCCATCTGCACGCAGTGCGGGGAGCCGGCGACCCGGAACCAGCGCCTCATCGAGGGCGAACCCGCCCACTACGACGACCCGACCATCATGGTCGGCGCGGAGGAGTCCTACGAGGCACGGTGCCGGAACTGCCACGTCGTCAAGCGAAACTGA
- a CDS encoding DUF6612 family protein — MRRRVLLSVCVAALLVTAGCTGLSSDDTADTPQIQSDVVDAMADVDTYRMEMRMNISANGQTLSMTQRGVFDHEAEQARVNASALGRQTTTYIDGTTAYVNVGGVWQTRDFSDREPWNESTGIDRQRALLESGSVTVAGSATVDGVATTVLRVDPKPSDVKSVIAQQGQGLDEVGIESATYRMYVANDTHRLRQVEMDLEMSINDQTTDANATMTFSAYGEPVNISVPDAATTQAARGSVAA; from the coding sequence ATGCGACGAAGAGTCCTCCTCTCGGTCTGTGTCGCCGCGTTGCTCGTCACTGCGGGCTGTACGGGCCTCTCCAGCGACGACACGGCGGACACGCCACAGATACAGAGCGACGTGGTTGATGCGATGGCCGACGTCGACACGTACCGCATGGAGATGCGGATGAACATCTCCGCGAACGGACAGACACTGTCGATGACGCAGCGCGGCGTCTTCGACCACGAAGCCGAGCAGGCGCGCGTGAACGCGTCGGCTCTCGGCCGACAGACGACGACGTACATCGATGGAACGACCGCGTACGTGAACGTCGGCGGCGTCTGGCAGACTCGCGACTTCTCGGACCGGGAGCCGTGGAACGAGAGCACCGGCATCGACCGGCAGCGCGCGCTCCTCGAATCGGGGTCCGTCACCGTCGCGGGGTCCGCGACTGTCGACGGCGTGGCGACGACGGTGCTGCGCGTGGACCCCAAGCCGTCCGACGTGAAGTCCGTCATTGCCCAACAGGGGCAAGGCCTCGACGAGGTCGGCATCGAGTCCGCGACCTACCGGATGTACGTCGCCAACGACACCCACCGACTGCGGCAGGTCGAGATGGACCTCGAGATGTCCATCAACGACCAGACCACGGACGCGAACGCCACCATGACGTTCTCGGCGTACGGCGAACCGGTGAACATCTCGGTGCCCGACGCCGCCACCACGCAGGCCGCACGCGGGAGCGTCGCCGCCTGA
- the rqcH gene encoding ribosome rescue protein RqcH, with protein MDQKRELTSVDLVALTAELNGYQGAKVDKAYLYGDDLLRLKMRDFDRGRVELLIEVGDTKRAHAAAPEHVPDAPGRPPNFAKMLRNRLSGADFHEVRQHGFDRILEFEFRREDQDTTIVAELFGDGNIAVVDQNGEVVDSLDTVRLQSRTVAPGSQYGFPSARVNPLELDYEGFVAKMRESDTDLVRTLATQLNFGGLYGEELCTRAGVEKTKDIDDADEEEFRALYDASERLLDAIRSGDLEPRVYFEPGDGEDEDGKAARGQRVDVTPLALEERTDLPAEAYDRFNDALDDYFTNLDTTEEEESGEAVSKPDFEQEIQKHQHIIKQQEQAIEDFAEQADAEREKAELLYANYDLVDDILSTVQDARDAGHGWQEIAQTFEDAAGDVPGADSFAGINESEGTVRIRLDDHTIEVDPAWGVEKNADEHYKEAKRIEGKQEGARAAIENTREDLEAAKQRREEWDAEPDEPDEDEADREIDWLSRSSIPIRKQEQWYERFRWFRTSDGFLVIGGRNADQNEELVKKYMDRYDRFFHAQAHGGPVTVLKTSAPSEPSNDIEVPESSKRQAAQFAVCCSSVWKDGRGSGDAYMVTPDQVSKTPESGEYLEKGGFAIRGDRTYFRDLPAEWAVGISCEPHTRVLGGPIDAIADDVEATIELEPGRYAQGDAAKRIYREFRERFADESFVRKVASPDEIQKYMPPGGSRIRD; from the coding sequence ATGGACCAGAAGCGGGAGCTGACGAGCGTCGACCTCGTCGCCCTCACTGCGGAACTCAACGGCTATCAGGGGGCGAAAGTCGACAAGGCCTACCTCTACGGTGACGACCTTCTGCGGCTGAAGATGCGGGACTTCGACCGCGGGCGCGTGGAACTCCTCATCGAGGTCGGGGACACGAAGCGCGCGCACGCCGCGGCGCCCGAGCACGTCCCGGACGCGCCGGGGCGCCCGCCGAACTTCGCGAAGATGCTGCGGAACCGGCTGTCGGGCGCGGACTTCCACGAGGTTCGCCAGCACGGCTTCGACCGGATTCTGGAGTTCGAGTTCCGCCGCGAGGACCAGGACACGACCATCGTCGCGGAGCTGTTCGGTGACGGCAACATCGCGGTCGTCGACCAGAACGGCGAGGTCGTGGACTCGCTGGACACCGTCCGCCTGCAGTCGCGGACGGTCGCGCCGGGCTCGCAGTACGGCTTCCCGAGCGCGCGTGTCAACCCGCTCGAACTGGACTACGAGGGATTCGTCGCGAAGATGCGCGAGTCGGACACGGACCTCGTGCGGACGCTCGCGACCCAGTTGAACTTCGGCGGGCTGTACGGCGAGGAACTCTGCACGCGGGCGGGCGTCGAGAAGACCAAGGACATCGACGACGCGGACGAGGAGGAGTTCCGCGCGCTCTACGACGCCAGCGAGCGCTTGCTCGACGCGATTCGGTCCGGGGACCTCGAACCCCGCGTCTACTTCGAACCGGGGGACGGCGAGGACGAGGACGGGAAGGCGGCTCGCGGCCAGCGCGTGGACGTGACACCGCTGGCGCTCGAAGAGCGCACCGACCTGCCCGCCGAGGCGTACGACCGGTTCAACGACGCCTTGGACGACTACTTCACGAACCTCGACACGACCGAGGAAGAAGAGAGCGGGGAGGCGGTCTCGAAGCCGGACTTCGAGCAGGAGATTCAGAAGCACCAGCACATCATCAAACAGCAGGAGCAGGCCATCGAGGACTTCGCCGAGCAGGCCGATGCCGAGCGCGAGAAGGCCGAACTGCTGTACGCGAACTACGACCTCGTCGACGACATTCTCTCGACGGTGCAGGACGCACGGGACGCGGGCCACGGCTGGCAGGAAATCGCGCAGACGTTCGAGGACGCCGCCGGCGACGTTCCGGGTGCGGATTCGTTCGCGGGCATCAACGAGTCCGAGGGAACCGTACGCATCCGGTTGGACGACCACACCATCGAGGTCGACCCGGCGTGGGGCGTCGAGAAGAACGCCGACGAGCACTACAAGGAGGCCAAGCGAATCGAGGGGAAGCAGGAGGGCGCCCGCGCGGCAATCGAGAACACGCGCGAGGACCTCGAAGCCGCCAAACAGCGCCGCGAGGAGTGGGACGCCGAACCCGACGAACCCGACGAGGACGAGGCGGACCGCGAAATCGACTGGCTCTCGCGGTCGTCGATTCCGATTCGCAAGCAGGAGCAGTGGTACGAGCGGTTCCGCTGGTTCCGCACGTCGGACGGCTTCCTCGTCATCGGCGGCCGGAACGCCGACCAGAACGAGGAACTCGTGAAGAAGTACATGGACCGCTACGACCGCTTCTTCCACGCGCAGGCCCACGGCGGCCCGGTCACGGTGTTGAAGACGTCCGCGCCGAGCGAACCCTCCAACGACATCGAGGTGCCCGAGTCGAGCAAGCGACAGGCCGCCCAGTTCGCGGTGTGTTGTTCCTCGGTCTGGAAGGACGGCCGCGGCTCCGGTGACGCCTACATGGTGACGCCCGACCAAGTGTCGAAGACGCCCGAGAGCGGCGAGTACCTCGAAAAAGGCGGGTTCGCGATTCGCGGTGACCGCACGTACTTCCGGGACCTGCCCGCGGAGTGGGCGGTCGGCATCAGTTGCGAACCGCACACGCGCGTGCTCGGCGGCCCCATCGACGCCATCGCGGACGATGTCGAGGCAACCATCGAACTAGAGCCGGGGAGGTACGCGCAGGGCGACGCCGCCAAGCGCATCTACCGGGAGTTCCGCGAGCGCTTCGCCGACGAGTCGTTCGTCCGGAAGGTCGCCAGCCCGGACGAGATTCAGAAGTACATGCCGCCGGGCGGCAGCCGCATCCGGGACTGA
- a CDS encoding DUF4013 domain-containing protein, giving the protein MRDALAYPLAGDAEDRFLGGWILHLLHALVLPALPLVVVVGHLAGVTRAAATGAEPPLFRGWRTLAADTGRTLVVLAAYGVPSAATLYLGALVLPSETNVSAVPIALLAGGLLGILLPLAYSAPASVAHAAVSRSLRAGFDPSAVGPTLRDARYFTRWAGGVAALAVGVGFAAWLGEYLVGYLLAFYCEVLAAACFGWGAATTTSA; this is encoded by the coding sequence ATGCGGGACGCGCTGGCGTACCCGCTGGCGGGTGACGCCGAGGACCGCTTCCTCGGCGGGTGGATTCTCCACTTGCTGCACGCGCTCGTCCTGCCGGCGCTCCCGCTGGTCGTCGTTGTCGGCCACCTCGCGGGCGTGACGCGGGCGGCGGCGACGGGCGCGGAACCGCCGTTGTTCCGCGGGTGGCGGACGCTTGCCGCTGACACCGGCCGTACGCTCGTCGTGCTCGCCGCGTACGGGGTTCCGTCGGCGGCGACGCTGTACCTCGGGGCGCTCGTGTTGCCGTCGGAGACGAACGTCTCCGCGGTGCCGATTGCACTGCTGGCCGGCGGCCTGCTCGGCATCCTGTTGCCGCTGGCGTACTCGGCGCCGGCGAGCGTGGCGCACGCTGCTGTCTCGCGGTCGCTACGCGCGGGATTCGACCCGAGCGCCGTCGGGCCCACGCTCCGTGACGCCCGGTACTTCACGCGGTGGGCGGGCGGCGTCGCGGCGCTCGCGGTCGGCGTCGGGTTCGCGGCGTGGCTGGGCGAGTACCTCGTCGGCTACCTGCTGGCGTTCTACTGCGAGGTGTTGGCGGCCGCGTGCTTCGGCTGGGGCGCGGCGACGACGACGAGCGCGTAG
- a CDS encoding ZIP family metal transporter: MLESWFLAVAGSDPVMQALVAGIVIAGLNLLGALLVVVWRDPSQRSLDGALGFAAGVMLAASFTSLILPGIELGGRNGLLEVIAGIALGVLLLDRADRWVPHVHVLVTGRKRSDQTISEAELAPLLLFIVAITIHNMPEGLAVGVGFGSGNVAEGLSLMLAIGIQNIPEGLAVSVAAVNAGFDRTTYAALTGIRAGLVEIPLVLLGAWAVTVSSAVLPYAMGFAAGGMLFVISDEIVPETHSRGNERIATLGLMLGVVVMLYLDVSLA, from the coding sequence ATGTTGGAGTCGTGGTTCCTCGCTGTCGCTGGCAGCGACCCGGTGATGCAGGCGCTGGTCGCGGGCATTGTTATCGCGGGGTTGAATCTCCTCGGGGCGCTGCTCGTGGTGGTCTGGCGGGACCCCTCCCAGCGGTCGCTGGACGGCGCGTTGGGGTTCGCGGCGGGCGTGATGCTCGCGGCGAGTTTCACGAGCCTCATTCTGCCGGGCATCGAACTCGGCGGGCGGAACGGCCTGCTGGAGGTTATCGCCGGCATCGCGCTAGGGGTGTTGTTATTGGATCGCGCGGACCGCTGGGTGCCACACGTTCACGTGCTCGTCACGGGCCGCAAGCGTAGCGACCAGACGATTTCGGAGGCGGAACTGGCGCCGCTGCTGTTGTTCATCGTCGCCATCACCATCCACAACATGCCCGAGGGACTGGCGGTCGGCGTCGGGTTCGGCAGCGGGAACGTCGCGGAGGGGTTGTCGCTGATGCTCGCCATCGGCATCCAGAACATCCCGGAAGGGCTGGCCGTCTCGGTGGCGGCGGTGAACGCGGGCTTCGACCGCACGACGTACGCCGCGCTCACGGGAATCCGGGCGGGGCTGGTGGAGATTCCGCTGGTCTTACTCGGCGCGTGGGCGGTCACCGTCTCCAGCGCGGTTCTGCCGTACGCGATGGGGTTCGCGGCGGGCGGGATGCTGTTCGTCATCAGCGACGAAATCGTCCCGGAGACGCACTCTCGGGGGAACGAGCGCATCGCGACGCTGGGCCTGATGCTCGGCGTCGTCGTGATGCTGTATTTGGACGTGAGTCTCGCGTAG
- a CDS encoding tRNA uridine(34) 5-carboxymethylaminomethyl modification radical SAM/GNAT enzyme Elp3: MSADADPAFEAACEELVERILDGDVGRDDVESAKLEVCSEHSAPKVPKHSELLDFAPDDRRDDLEDVLQRKPVRTASGVTPVAIMTSPHMCPHGKCLYCPGGPASEFSSSQSYTGHEPAAARGVQNDYDPYGQVTLRLHQLREIGHPVDKVELILMGGTMTARSHDYQEWFVKRALEALNDFDPEQEPNPSESESFAQDPEEYDFRYLEDVIADNEFGDIRNIGTTFETKPDWCDPEQVDRMLDLGGTKVEVGVQTTYERINREMHRGHGVQASVDANRRLRDAAFKVGFHMMPGQPGMSKEMCLEDFRRLFEDEKWKPDYLKIYPTLVVRDTVTYDMWRNEEFQPLQNEEAAELVAEVMDMIPRYTRLQRVQRDIPADHIDAGVWKSNLRQLAWEKMDEHGYTCECIRCREAGMNDEEPENVELDVMTYDVAGGTEHFISFEDFEKDLLVGFARLRFPNDTVRDELEDAALLRELHVYGGEVGVGESPRDSEPASGGTPRAGDDTADGQHQHQGYGQRLMTRAEEMAADAGFEKLSVISGIGARQYYKQKLGYRQDGPYVSKRL; the protein is encoded by the coding sequence ATGAGCGCGGACGCCGACCCCGCATTCGAGGCCGCTTGCGAGGAGCTCGTCGAACGAATCCTCGACGGGGACGTCGGCAGAGACGACGTCGAGAGCGCGAAACTAGAGGTGTGCTCGGAGCACTCCGCACCGAAGGTGCCCAAGCACTCCGAGCTACTGGACTTCGCGCCCGACGACCGTCGCGACGACCTCGAAGACGTCCTCCAGCGCAAGCCCGTGCGGACCGCGTCCGGCGTCACGCCGGTCGCCATCATGACGAGCCCGCACATGTGCCCGCACGGCAAGTGCCTCTACTGCCCGGGCGGGCCCGCCAGCGAGTTCTCGTCGAGTCAGTCGTACACGGGCCACGAGCCGGCGGCCGCCCGCGGCGTCCAGAACGACTACGACCCCTACGGGCAGGTGACGCTGCGGCTCCACCAGCTCCGGGAAATCGGACACCCGGTCGACAAGGTGGAACTCATCTTGATGGGCGGGACGATGACCGCGCGCAGCCACGACTACCAGGAGTGGTTCGTGAAGCGCGCGCTCGAAGCGCTGAACGACTTCGACCCCGAGCAGGAACCCAACCCCTCGGAGTCCGAATCGTTCGCCCAAGACCCCGAGGAGTACGACTTCCGCTATCTGGAAGACGTCATCGCGGACAACGAGTTCGGCGACATCCGGAACATCGGGACGACGTTCGAGACGAAGCCCGACTGGTGTGACCCCGAGCAGGTCGACCGAATGCTCGACCTCGGCGGCACCAAAGTCGAGGTGGGCGTGCAGACGACCTACGAGCGCATCAACCGCGAGATGCACCGCGGGCACGGCGTGCAGGCGTCGGTCGACGCGAACCGCCGGCTGCGCGACGCCGCGTTCAAGGTCGGCTTCCACATGATGCCGGGCCAGCCGGGCATGAGCAAGGAAATGTGCTTGGAGGATTTCCGGCGACTGTTCGAGGACGAGAAGTGGAAGCCGGACTACCTCAAAATCTACCCGACGCTGGTCGTCCGCGACACCGTTACGTACGACATGTGGCGCAACGAGGAGTTCCAGCCGCTGCAGAACGAGGAGGCCGCCGAGCTGGTCGCGGAGGTCATGGACATGATTCCGCGGTACACGCGCCTCCAGCGCGTCCAGCGGGACATTCCCGCTGACCACATCGACGCCGGCGTCTGGAAGTCGAATCTCCGCCAGCTCGCGTGGGAGAAGATGGACGAGCACGGCTACACCTGCGAGTGCATCCGCTGCCGGGAGGCCGGGATGAACGACGAGGAGCCGGAGAACGTCGAACTCGACGTGATGACCTACGACGTCGCGGGCGGCACGGAGCACTTCATCAGCTTCGAGGACTTCGAGAAGGACCTCCTCGTCGGGTTCGCGCGCCTTCGCTTCCCGAACGACACCGTGCGGGACGAACTGGAGGACGCGGCGCTGCTGCGCGAACTCCACGTCTACGGCGGCGAGGTCGGGGTCGGGGAGTCGCCACGCGACTCCGAACCAGCGAGCGGCGGCACGCCGCGAGCAGGCGACGACACTGCGGACGGCCAACACCAGCATCAGGGCTACGGCCAGCGCCTGATGACGCGCGCCGAGGAGATGGCCGCCGACGCCGGCTTCGAGAAGCTCAGCGTCATCTCCGGAATCGGCGCGCGCCAGTACTACAAGCAGAAGCTCGGCTACCGACAGGACGGTCCCTACGTCAGCAAGCGACTGTAG
- a CDS encoding universal stress protein, protein MYDNILLPTDGSGAADAAVPHAIELADRYGAHLHVLYVADTTEYSTVTFEDDVVDPLTEEGQAVVDDVVEQATDQNVEAVGVVMKGGAYETILQYVTDEDIDVVVMGTHGRRGLDRALLGSVTERVVRTADVPVLTVREDEEA, encoded by the coding sequence ATGTACGACAACATCTTGTTACCCACCGACGGGAGCGGCGCCGCGGACGCAGCAGTCCCGCACGCAATCGAACTCGCGGACCGCTACGGCGCCCACCTCCACGTCCTCTACGTCGCGGACACGACCGAGTACAGCACCGTTACGTTCGAGGACGACGTGGTCGACCCGCTCACAGAGGAGGGACAGGCGGTCGTCGACGACGTCGTCGAGCAGGCAACCGACCAGAACGTCGAAGCCGTCGGCGTCGTGATGAAGGGCGGTGCCTACGAGACTATCCTCCAGTACGTCACCGACGAGGACATCGACGTGGTCGTGATGGGGACGCACGGTCGCCGCGGCCTCGACCGCGCGCTCCTCGGGAGCGTCACGGAGCGCGTCGTCCGCACCGCCGACGTCCCCGTGTTGACGGTCAGAGAGGACGAGGAAGCGTAG
- a CDS encoding YIP1 family protein → MTTWVEPEGGRERGPVGLAKAFTQVLLNPTTFFDEAVSPGDQAPGLVFAMAVVLVSQGTRLALDPGRALDFPAPSWLAALLTLALAVLLVAPAALHALSAVETLALAAVVPDRGGVSETVQVLAYASAPCALVGVGIPAVTFVCGLWASALLVLGTHIVHDTSLPRALLAVLVPGALAYGSGFGWFGATVALFPPAADYMPWVGRAAAVLGV, encoded by the coding sequence ATGACCACGTGGGTCGAGCCGGAGGGCGGCCGCGAGCGCGGGCCAGTGGGCCTCGCGAAGGCGTTCACGCAGGTACTTCTGAACCCGACGACGTTCTTCGACGAAGCGGTCTCCCCCGGTGACCAAGCGCCCGGACTGGTGTTCGCGATGGCCGTCGTCCTCGTCTCGCAGGGCACACGGCTCGCGCTCGACCCCGGGCGCGCGCTAGACTTCCCGGCGCCGTCCTGGCTCGCCGCCCTCCTCACGCTCGCACTTGCTGTCCTCCTCGTCGCGCCCGCCGCCCTCCACGCGCTGTCGGCCGTCGAGACGCTCGCGCTCGCCGCCGTCGTCCCCGACCGCGGCGGCGTCAGCGAGACTGTGCAAGTGCTCGCGTACGCGAGCGCACCGTGCGCGCTTGTCGGCGTCGGGATTCCCGCAGTCACGTTCGTCTGCGGACTGTGGGCGTCCGCGTTACTCGTTCTCGGCACTCACATTGTCCACGACACCTCGCTCCCGCGAGCGCTCCTCGCCGTGCTCGTTCCGGGAGCGCTCGCGTACGGGTCCGGGTTCGGCTGGTTCGGTGCCACCGTCGCGCTGTTCCCTCCGGCCGCCGACTACATGCCGTGGGTCGGGCGGGCCGCCGCAGTGCTCGGTGTTTAG
- the surE gene encoding 5'/3'-nucleotidase SurE, translating into MTESLSVLLTNDDGIDAPGIRALRDRLADDHDVTVVAPAAEQSGTGQTRTFETLDYDDREDGYAVHGTPADCVAVAVAALDFTPDVVVSGCNDGPNLGAHILARSGTVGAAMEASFLGLPAVAVSMYDWELDPAGEWDPTYDQFHTAADTVADILPDFVAGDVLPTADYLSVNAPATEYADNPVKRITRPTEEYELQAEFTETGIDVEDRFWHEFFDRNIPDPAGTDRHACVDNEISVTPLTVPHSVADGATTGGLL; encoded by the coding sequence ATGACCGAGTCGCTGTCCGTGCTCCTCACCAACGACGACGGCATCGACGCCCCCGGCATCCGCGCGCTCCGCGACCGCCTCGCCGACGACCACGACGTCACCGTCGTCGCGCCCGCCGCCGAACAGTCCGGCACCGGCCAGACCCGGACGTTCGAGACGCTCGACTACGACGACCGCGAAGACGGCTACGCCGTCCACGGCACCCCCGCCGACTGCGTCGCCGTCGCCGTCGCCGCCCTCGACTTCACTCCCGACGTCGTCGTCTCCGGCTGCAACGACGGCCCGAACCTCGGCGCGCACATCCTCGCGCGCTCCGGCACCGTCGGCGCCGCCATGGAAGCCTCCTTCCTCGGCCTCCCCGCCGTCGCCGTCTCCATGTACGACTGGGAGCTAGACCCCGCCGGCGAGTGGGACCCCACGTACGACCAGTTCCACACCGCCGCCGACACCGTCGCCGACATCCTCCCCGACTTCGTCGCCGGCGACGTCCTCCCGACCGCCGACTACCTCTCCGTGAACGCGCCCGCCACCGAGTACGCCGACAACCCCGTCAAACGCATCACCCGCCCGACCGAAGAGTACGAACTCCAAGCGGAGTTCACCGAAACCGGCATCGACGTCGAAGACCGCTTCTGGCACGAATTCTTCGACCGCAACATCCCCGACCCCGCCGGCACCGACCGCCACGCCTGCGTCGACAACGAAATCAGCGTCACTCCGCTGACTGTCCCCCACTCCGTCGCCGACGGCGCCACCACTGGTGGGCTCCTCTGA
- a CDS encoding A/G-specific adenine glycosylase, with translation MTEGDGEYALPSDVDAVRDALVSWYEDGHRDFPWRRTDDPYAILVSEVMSQQTQLSRVEDAYHAFLERWPTTAELAAADRADVVGFWSANSLGYNNRAKYLHEAAQQVEEGEVGPADRPPGDGEAVEGGEFPETPDELSELMGVGPYTANAVASFAFDNGDAVVDTNVKRVLYRAFDVPDDDAAFEDAANELMPAGESEVWNNAIMELGGVACGKSPNCDEGGCPWREWCAAYASGDFSAPDVPEQSTFEGSRRQKRGRAVGALREHGELELDELGPRVRVDYGGDTGREWLRELLGDLADDGLVELEDRGEKTVARLAT, from the coding sequence ATGACTGAGGGGGACGGGGAGTACGCGCTCCCCAGCGACGTGGACGCCGTCCGCGACGCGCTCGTGTCGTGGTACGAGGACGGCCACCGGGACTTCCCGTGGCGGCGCACCGACGACCCGTACGCCATCCTCGTCTCCGAGGTGATGAGCCAGCAGACCCAACTCTCCCGCGTCGAGGACGCCTACCACGCGTTCCTCGAACGCTGGCCGACGACCGCGGAGTTGGCGGCCGCCGACCGCGCGGACGTCGTCGGATTCTGGTCGGCGAACAGCCTCGGCTACAACAACCGCGCGAAGTACCTCCACGAGGCCGCCCAGCAGGTCGAAGAGGGAGAGGTCGGTCCGGCAGACCGACCTCCCGGAGACGGCGAAGCCGTCGAAGGCGGCGAGTTCCCCGAGACGCCCGACGAACTCTCGGAGCTGATGGGCGTCGGCCCGTACACCGCCAACGCGGTCGCGTCGTTCGCGTTCGACAACGGCGACGCCGTCGTGGACACGAACGTCAAGCGCGTGCTCTACCGCGCGTTCGACGTGCCGGACGACGACGCGGCGTTCGAGGACGCGGCAAACGAACTCATGCCCGCCGGCGAGTCCGAAGTCTGGAACAACGCCATCATGGAGTTAGGCGGCGTCGCCTGCGGCAAATCCCCGAACTGCGACGAGGGCGGCTGTCCGTGGCGCGAGTGGTGTGCGGCGTACGCTTCCGGGGACTTCTCCGCGCCCGACGTTCCCGAGCAGTCCACGTTCGAGGGGAGTCGCCGGCAGAAGCGCGGGCGCGCGGTCGGCGCGCTCCGCGAGCACGGCGAACTCGAACTCGACGAACTCGGCCCGCGAGTGCGCGTCGACTACGGCGGCGACACCGGCCGCGAGTGGCTCCGGGAGTTGCTCGGTGACCTCGCCGACGACGGTCTCGTCGAACTCGAAGACCGCGGCGAAAAGACGGTCGCTCGCCTCGCGACGTAG